A window of Quercus robur chromosome 12, dhQueRobu3.1, whole genome shotgun sequence genomic DNA:
GGCAACACCTTCTTTCCGATAACATCACTCTCTCCATGGAAATTTTTCACAGAAATTCCCAATCTCATCTCCTCCAAACTCTGCTTCATCTCTCTATTTTCCTTCTCCAAAGATTCCAAATCCCTTCTCGTCCAAAAGCACATTCCCTTCAACAATTCCAAATCACCTACATTGTTCTCACCACTGTTCTTCACTACCTCCTTCACCTCCTCAACCCTTTCTATACCAATCTTATTCACACTCAAGTAAGGCATTGTCTTTCTCAAATCAGCTGGAAAATTCACGCCCCATCGCATATTCACTGTTAGCCTTTTGGTCACTGGAAAAACCGTTCTTGCCATAACAGCAACTCCATGCAAAATCCCATCTTTCCCACTATCCTTCAAAGCCAATTGCCTCTCTGACACAAGCCCAATTCCAGAATTTAAATCAACCCCACAATTCTTCAAAGATTTAGGATTTGTAAATCCATCTTTGCGACTACAAGGCTCCAATTTCAGCTCCTGCCAAACAGATAACTCCTCTGACACAAACCCACTTCCAAGCTTGCCATTTGAAAATGACCCAGAATCAAAACTGACCACACCATTGGAGTAAGACCCAGAATTCACTTCAATACCACCATTGGAGGAAGA
This region includes:
- the LOC126708471 gene encoding uncharacterized protein LOC126708471, which gives rise to MKLSLKFQENPNHHNQNQNPNQNPILKAKLPITIFSQPFISTTTTSTTSSSSDLSFSLSTNFPSGPSLKLSYFPTTTTVSSPFSLSLKSGLGLFGSPHNSPLVFSANFSLSPTNAPIPTFSLHFKPQLGHFSLKRSTFSDPSSNQVSGSSSNGGIEVNSGSYSNGVVSFDSGSFSNGKLGSGFVSEELSVWQELKLEPCSRKDGFTNPKSLKNCGVDLNSGIGLVSERQLALKDSGKDGILHGVAVMARTVFPVTKRLTVNMRWGVNFPADLRKTMPYLSVNKIGIERVEEVKEVVKNSGENNVGDLELLKGMCFWTRRDLESLEKENREMKQSLEEMRLGISVKNFHGESDVIGKKVLPPTSESSSEFERWRSKKSGGEENGQRESKKSTNRVSDVESELQRAIKAASL